GGCGGATCGGCGCAGCATCGTGCCCGCCACGTCGCGCGCGGCAAGCTGCTGCCGCGCGACCGCGTCGACCGGCTGCTCGATCCCGCGGCGCCGTTCCTGGAGGTCGGCGCGCTGGCGGCGAACGGCATGTACGATGACGGCAAGGGTCAGGGGGGGGCACCGGGCGCGGGGATGATCGCGGGGGTAGGACGGGTCTCCGGCCGCGACTGCATGATCGTCGCCAACGACCCGACCGTGAAGGGCGGCGCATACTTCCCGATGACGGTGAAGAAGCATTTGCGCGCGCAGGAGATCGCACGCGAGAACCGCCTGCCGTGCCTGTATCTGGTCGACAGCGGCGGCGCGAACCTGCCTCACCAGGCGGAGGTGTTCCCGGACCGCGAACATTTCGGGCGGATATTCTTCAACCAGGCGCAGATGTCGGCGGAAGGGATCGCGCAGATCGCCTGCGTGATGGGCAGCTGCACGGCCGGCGGTGCGTACGTGCCCGCCATGTCCGACGAAAGCGTGATCGTCCGCGATCAGGGGACGATCTTCCTCGCCGGGCCGCCGCTGGTGAAGGCAGCGACGGGCGAGGTGATCTCGGCGGAGGAACTGGGCGGCGCGGAGACGCACGGCCGCCGCTCGGGCGTGGTGGATCATGTCGCGGAGAACGACGAGCACGCCTTGCTGATCGTGCGCGACATCGTCGCGACGCTGGGCAGGGCGCGGGCGCCCGAGGTGTCGCTTGCGACCCCGCGCGCGCCGCTGCTCGACGCGCAGGAATTGTATGGCATCGTGCCGCAGGACGTGCGCGCGCCCTATGACGTGCGCGAGGTGATCGGCCGGATCGTCGACGGGTCCGACTTCCACGAGTTCAAGGCGCTGTACGGCACCACGCTGGTGTGCGGCTTCGCGCATATCTGGGGGATGCCGGTCGCGATCCTCGCCAACAACGGCGTGCTGTTCAGCGAGTCGGCGCTGAAGGGTGCACATTTCATCGAACTGGCGTGCCAGCGGCGCATCCCTTTGCTGTTCCTGCAGAACATCTCCGGCTTCATGGTCGGCGGCAAATATGAGGCGGAAGGGATCGCCAAGAACGGCGCGAAGCTGGTGACCGCCGTCGCGACCGCGTCGGTGCCGAAGATCACCGTGCTGATCGGCGGCAGCTTCGGCGCGGGGAATTACGGGATGTGCGGTCGTGCCTTTTCGCCGCGCTTCCTGTTCAGCTGGCCCAACGCGCGTATCTCGGTAATGGGCGGCGAGCAGGCGGCAAGCGTGCTGGCCACCGTCCACCGCGATGCCGAGACGTGGAGCGCCGACGACGCCGAACGCTTCAAAGCGCCGATCCGCCGGAAATACGAGGACGAGGGCAATCCTTACTACGCGACGGCGCGGCTGTGGGACGACGGGATCATCGATCCGGTGCAGACCCGCGACGTGCTGGGCCTCGCCTTCGCCGCCACGCTGAACGCGCCCGTGCCCGAGCGCGCGCAGTTCGGCCTGTTCCGGATGTGATGCGCGTACTGCTAGCCACCGAAGAGAGGCGCCGATGATCCTGCTGATGCTGCTGTTGCAGACCACCCCGGTCGCCCCGATCGTGAAGGGTACCGCATTGCCGCCACCCGGCACCGAGGAGGCGCAGGTGATGGCGCCCGTCGGCGCATTGCTGCGCGCGCTGGAGACGAACGACCGCGCCGCGGTGCTCGCCGCCACGGTGCCGGAGGGGACGATCACCGCGACCCGCACCGCGCCCGATGGCAGGCCGCAGCGCCGCACGCTTCGCTGGGCCGATTATGCCGCACAGCTGACGCCGGAGAACGGGCCAGTGATCGAGAAGCTGGCGACGCCGGCGATCGAGATCGACGGGGACATGGCGATGGTCTGGGCGCCGTACACGGTGACGGTCGCGGGCAAGCCGGCGCAGTGCGGATACAACCTTTTCGACATGGTGCGTGGCGAGGCGGGCTGGAAGATAATGAACGTCGTCTATTCGGCGCGCACCGCGGGGTGCACGCCATGATCGCCTCGCTTCTGATCGCCAACCGCGGCGAGATCGCGCGCCGCATCATCCGCTCCGCGCAGGCGCTCGGCATTCGCACGATCGCGGTGCATTCCGACGTCGACGCCGGAATGCCGTTCGTGCGCGAGGCCGACGAAGCGGTGTGCATCGGCACCGCGGCCGCCGCCGACAGCTATTTGCGGCAGGACCGTTTGCTGGAGGCTGCGCGCGCGACCGGGGCGCAGGCGATCCACCCCGGCTATGGTTTCCTGTCGGAGAATGCCGGCTTCGCCGAGGCGGTGGTCGCCGCCGGGCTGGTGTGGGTCGGCGCGCCGCCCGCGGCGATCCGGGCGATGGGGCTGAAGGATGCCGCGAAGGCGCGGATGATCGCCGCCGGCGTGCCGGTGACGCCGGGCTATCTCGGCGAGGATCAATCGCCCGATCGCCTGCGCGCGGAGGCGGATGCGATCGGCTATCCGGTGCTGATCAAGGCCGTCGCCGGGGGCGGCGGCAAGGGGATGCGGCAGGTCGAGGCACCCGCCGACTTCGCCGAGGCGCTGGCGAGCTGCAAGCGCGAGGCGGCGGCGTCGTTCGGCGACGACCGCGTCCTGATCGAGAAATACATCCTCTCGCCGCGTCATGTCGAGGTGCAGGTGTTCGGCGACACGCACGGGCAGGTCGTGCACCTGTTCGAACGCGATTGTTCGCTGCAACGTCGCCACCAGAAAGTGATCGAGGAAGCGCCGGCGCCCGGGATGGATGCGGAGACGCGCGGCGCGGTGTGTGACGCCGCGGTGCGCGCGGCCCGGGCGGTCGATTATGTCGGCGCGGGCACGATCGAGTTCATCGCAGACGGCTCAGAGGGGCTGCGCGCGGATCGCATCTGGTTCATGGAGATGAACACGCGGCTGCAGGTCGAACATCCGGTGACCGAGGCGATCACCGGGCAGGATCTGGTCGAGTGGCAGCTGCGGGTCGCGTCCGGCGAGCCACTGCCGAAGTCGCAGGCCGAGCTGTCGATCACCGGCTGGGCGATGGAGGCGCGGCTGTATGCCGAGAACCCGGCAACCGGCTTCCTGCCGTCCACCGGCCCGCTCGACCGGCTGCGCTTCCCCGCCAACGTGCGTGTCGACAGCGGCGTGGAGGAGGGCGGCGCGGTCACGCCGTTCTACGACCCGATGATCGCCAAGCTGATCGTCCATGGCGCCACCCGCACGCAGGCGGCGCAGCGCCTGGCGGCCGCGGCGCGCGGCACGCAGGTGTGGCCGGTGCGTACCAACGCGGCGTTCCTGGCGCGGGCGGCGGCGCATCCGGACTTCGTTGCAGGACGGGTCGATACGGGCTTCATCGCGCGCCATGCGGACGCGCTGATCGCGCCCGCCGAGCCCTCGGCGGAGGTGATCGCCGCGGCGGCGGCGGCGATCCTGCCGCCGGTCACGGACGATCCGTGGACCGCGTTGCGTGGGTTCCGCACCAACGCCGCGCCCG
The genomic region above belongs to Sphingomonas phyllosphaerae 5.2 and contains:
- a CDS encoding carboxyl transferase domain-containing protein, encoding MTALRSLVDTGAEAFAANDAHNRALAAALRDTAAQSALGGSAQHRARHVARGKLLPRDRVDRLLDPAAPFLEVGALAANGMYDDGKGQGGAPGAGMIAGVGRVSGRDCMIVANDPTVKGGAYFPMTVKKHLRAQEIARENRLPCLYLVDSGGANLPHQAEVFPDREHFGRIFFNQAQMSAEGIAQIACVMGSCTAGGAYVPAMSDESVIVRDQGTIFLAGPPLVKAATGEVISAEELGGAETHGRRSGVVDHVAENDEHALLIVRDIVATLGRARAPEVSLATPRAPLLDAQELYGIVPQDVRAPYDVREVIGRIVDGSDFHEFKALYGTTLVCGFAHIWGMPVAILANNGVLFSESALKGAHFIELACQRRIPLLFLQNISGFMVGGKYEAEGIAKNGAKLVTAVATASVPKITVLIGGSFGAGNYGMCGRAFSPRFLFSWPNARISVMGGEQAASVLATVHRDAETWSADDAERFKAPIRRKYEDEGNPYYATARLWDDGIIDPVQTRDVLGLAFAATLNAPVPERAQFGLFRM
- a CDS encoding acetyl/propionyl/methylcrotonyl-CoA carboxylase subunit alpha, giving the protein MIASLLIANRGEIARRIIRSAQALGIRTIAVHSDVDAGMPFVREADEAVCIGTAAAADSYLRQDRLLEAARATGAQAIHPGYGFLSENAGFAEAVVAAGLVWVGAPPAAIRAMGLKDAAKARMIAAGVPVTPGYLGEDQSPDRLRAEADAIGYPVLIKAVAGGGGKGMRQVEAPADFAEALASCKREAAASFGDDRVLIEKYILSPRHVEVQVFGDTHGQVVHLFERDCSLQRRHQKVIEEAPAPGMDAETRGAVCDAAVRAARAVDYVGAGTIEFIADGSEGLRADRIWFMEMNTRLQVEHPVTEAITGQDLVEWQLRVASGEPLPKSQAELSITGWAMEARLYAENPATGFLPSTGPLDRLRFPANVRVDSGVEEGGAVTPFYDPMIAKLIVHGATRTQAAQRLAAAARGTQVWPVRTNAAFLARAAAHPDFVAGRVDTGFIARHADALIAPAEPSAEVIAAAAAAILPPVTDDPWTALRGFRTNAAPAPLVAVEVAGKAHLAAPAVLPGAEVADGVLFVAGEAWPFGPRRADHVGGAGDGDGALLAPMPGRVIAVPVIAGQKVTRGERLLVLEAMKMEQALVAPFDGIVAELKVTEGAQVTEGMLLARIVAEEG